In Amphiura filiformis chromosome 2, Afil_fr2py, whole genome shotgun sequence, one DNA window encodes the following:
- the LOC140135872 gene encoding carbohydrate sulfotransferase 1-like, whose translation MYEWNLQKKRRLVITMAMLLIAGTFWFYTLLLGIGSTQTQQHREWTLTTSNMTSHKTNSTVPPHEKPLRVIIVTQMRSGSSFTGELFNRNDDFFYLFEPLSDLAPKFFENRTTEHAYTYIERPLSDFVQCNFRDPWWSINGFNSKRQCTFSTQIQTSPLCHFNKAMGYLPLFEKMNHNHILENLCNNKQYAAMKVVRLEHINYLENILKNVSMNVKIIHLVRDPRGAFNSRNEMCHRVPFVKYCLNMSYTCERLEQNTNIWLDTPMWLQNKYILIRYEDLAMEPLLYAEKIYKFLNLQLPNSVRDWITENTKSDRDLRWWWHTRNSRRVATRWRNELKLSTVLEIQSQCKLVMERLGYKTVETEEMLRNSNYSVLEPLKTFTA comes from the exons ATGTATGAATGGAATCTACAGAAGAAACGGAGGCTTGTAATTACCATGGCGATGCTTCTGATTGCTGGAACCTTTTGGTTTTACACCTTGCTTTTAG GGATTGGAAGCACACAGACACAACAACACCGTGAATGGACATTAACAACCTCCAATATGACAAGCCATAAAACCAACTCAACTGTACCTCCACATGAGAAACCATTACGAGTAATTATTGTGACTCAAATGAGATCGGGATCCTCTTTTACTGGAGAGCTTTTCAATCGCAATGACGACTTCTTTTATCTGTTTGAGCCGCTCTCTGATTTGGCACCAAAGTTTTTCGAAAACAGAACAACTGAACATGCTTATACCTATATAGAGCGCCCTCTCTCCGATTTTGTTCAGTGCAATTTTAGAGATCCGTGGTGGAGTATCAATGGCTTCAACTCAAAAAGGCAATGTACATTCAGTACACAAATACAAACGTCGCCGTTATGTCACTTCAATAAAGCAATGGGATATTTGCCTTTATTCGAAAAAATGAACCATAATCACATTCTGGAAAATCTGTGCAACAATAAACAATATGCTGCGATGAAAGTAGTTAGATTGGAACACATCAATTATCtggaaaatatattaaaaaatgtaTCTATGAATGTCAAAATCATTCATCTAGTTCGGGATCCGCGAGGAGCATTTAATTCTAGAAATGAGATGTGTCACAGAGTTCCATTTGTGAAATACTGCTTAAACATGTCTTATACTTGTGAAAGACttgaacaaaatacaaatatatggtTAGACACACCCATGTGGCTACAAAATAAGTATATATTGATCAGATATGAGGACCTTGCTATGGAACCATTACTATACGCTGAGAAAATTTACAAGTTTCTAAACCTTCAGCTGCCAAACTCTGTTAGAGATTGGATCACTGAAAATACCAAAAGTGACAGAGACCTTCGTTGGTGGTGGCACACACGGAATTCCCGTCGAGTAGCTACTAGATGGAGAAATGAGCTTAAACTAAGCACAGTTCTTGAGATACAGTCGCAATGTAAACTAGTTATGGAGAGACTTGGGTATAAAACTGTCGAAACTGAAGAAATGTTGCGAAATTCGAATTATTCTGTCTTAGAGCCATTGAAAACTTTTACAGcgtga